A stretch of the Notamacropus eugenii isolate mMacEug1 chromosome 2, mMacEug1.pri_v2, whole genome shotgun sequence genome encodes the following:
- the PRPH2 gene encoding peripherin-2 produces MALMKVKFDQKKRVKLAQGLWLMNWLSVLTGIILFSLGIFLKIELKKRSEVMNNSESHFVPNSLIGVGVLACIFNALGGKICYDALDPAKYSKWKTWLKPFLVICVLFNILLFLVSLFCFLMRGSLESTLAHGLKNGMKYYRDTDTPGRCFMKKTIDMLQIEFRCCGNNGFRDWFEIQWISNRYLDFASKEVKDRIKSNVDGRYLVDGVPFSCCNPNSPRPCIQTQLTNNSAHYSYDYQTEELNLWIRGCREALLHYYSSMMNTMGAIVLLVWLFEVTITVGLRYLHTALESVANPEDPECESEGWLLEKSVPETWKSILESLKKLGKGSQVEAEGGEGGQAPAAS; encoded by the exons ATGGCACTGATGAAAGTCAAATTCGACCAAAAGAAGAGGGTCAAATTAGCCCAGGGTCTCTGGCTAATGAACTGGCTTTCAGTGCTGACTGGAATCATCCTCTTCAGCCTGGGAATATTCCTCAAGATTGAGCTCAAGAAGAGAAGTGAGGTAATGAACAACTCGGAGAGCCATTTTGTGCCCAACTCCCTGATTGGGGTAGGGGTACTAGCTTGCATCTTCAATGCTCTTGGGGGCAAGATCTGTTATGATGCTCTAGACCCTGCAAAATACTCCAAATGGAAGACATGGTTGAAGCCCTTCTTGGTCATTTGTGTTCTGTTCAACATCCTCCTCTTCTTGGTTTCTCTTTTTTGCTTCCTGATGAGGGGCTCCCTGGAGAGTACCCTGGCCCATGGGCTCAAGAATGGCATGAAATACTATAGGGACACAGATACCCCAGGTCGATGCTTCATGAAGAAGACTATTGATATGTTGCAGATTGAGTTCAGGTGCTGTGGAAACAATGGCTTTCGGGACTGGTTTGAAATCCAGTGGATCAGCAACCGATACCTAGACTTTGCCTCCAAAGAAGTTAAAGA TCGCATCAAGAGCAATGTGGATGGACGCTACTTGGTGGATGGTGTCCCCTTCAGCTGCTGCAATCCGAATTCTCCACGGCCCTGCATACAGACCCAACTCACCAACAACTCTGCCCACTACAGCTATGACTATCAGACAGAGGAGCTCAATTTGTGGATCCGGGGCTGCCGGGAGGCACTGCTCCATTACTACAGCAGTATGATGAACACTATGGGCGCCATTGTCCTCCTTGTCTGGCTCTTTGAG gTGACTATTACGGTTGGACTGCGCTATCTGCACACAGCCCTGGAAAGCGTGGCCAATCCCGAGGACCCAGAGTGCGAGAGTGAAGGCTGGCTGCTAGAAAAGAGTGTGCCGGAGACCTGGAAATCCATCCTGGAGAGTTTGAAAAAACTTGGCAAAGGCAGCCAGGTGGAAGCAGAGGGTGGTGAAGGCGGCCAGGCCCCAGCAGCCAGCTGA